In Manis pentadactyla isolate mManPen7 chromosome 11, mManPen7.hap1, whole genome shotgun sequence, one DNA window encodes the following:
- the CHAC1 gene encoding glutathione-specific gamma-glutamylcyclotransferase 1 — protein sequence MTVPTARRLTQSEEPLLHAGGRETSGWLHHSCQVCYRGGAEPISGCTGSRAGLSVTHSEGGAVNRAVKYEGDWPKGNFSPPQSPRQLAGVGGASRLEGLKGASERAAQLEQPKGARPGVRVRRSFRARAGDQPRRPPGPVPVPGTMKQESAAQNTPPASPAPSPPPSLHPRDDGDSHALWIFGYGSLVWRPDFAYSDSRVGFVRGYSRRFWQGDTFHRGSDKMPGRVVTLLEDHEGCTWGVAYQVRDEQVSEALKYLNVREAVLGGYDTKEVTFYPQEAPDQPLKALAYVATPQNPGYLGPAPEEAIATQILACRGFSGHNLEYLLRLADFMQLCGPQAQDDHLAAIVDAVGTMLPCFCPMEQALALV from the exons ATGACCGTGCCCACTGCCCGCCGCCTGACGCAATCCGAGGAGCCCTTGCTGCATGCGGGAGGTAGGGAAACCTCCGGGTGGTTGCATCACTCCTGCCAGGTTTGCTATAGAGGTGGAGCCGAACCAATCAGCGGGTGCACTGGGTCCCGGGCAGGCCTTTCAGTTACCCACTCAGAGGGCGGCGCGGTTAACCGAGCGGTAAAATACGAAGGTGATTGGCCAAAAGGGAACTTTTCCCCGCCCCAATCACCGCGGCAGCTGGCCGGGGTGGGCGGGGCATCCCGGCTGGAGGGTTTAAAGGGCGCCTCCGAAAGGGCAGCGCAGCTGGAGCAACCTAAAGGTGCCAGGCCAGGTGTCCGTGTCCGTCGGTCTTTCCGTGCCCGCGCCGGAGACCAGCCCCGGAGGCCGCCAGGGCCCGTCCCTGTGCCCGGCACCATGAAACAGGAGTCCGCAGCCCAGAACACTCCACCGGCCTCGCCGGCCCCTTCGCCGCCCCCCTCGCTGCACCCCCGGGACGATGGCGACTCCCACGCGCTGTGGATTTTCGGATACGGCTCTCTGGTGTGGAGGCCCGACTTCGCCTACAGTGACAGCCGTGTGGGCTTCGTGCGCGGCTACAGCCGCCGCTTCTGGCAGGGAGACACCTTCCACCGGGGCAGCGACAAGATG CCAGGCCGTGTGGTGACCCTCCTTGAAGATCATGAG GGCTGCACTTGGGGTGTAGCATACCAGGTTCGAGATGAGCAGGTGAGCGAGGCCCTGAAGTACCTGAACGTGCGGGAGGCAGTGCTCGGTGGCTATGATACAAAGGAGGTCACTTTCTACCCCCAAGAGGCCCCTGATCAACCACTCAAGGCATTGGCCTATGTGGCTACCCCACAGAATCCTGGTTACCTGGGCCCGGCACCGGAGGAAGCTATTGCAACGCAGATCCTGGCCTGCCGTGGCTTTTCTGGCCACAACCTTGAGTACTTGCTGCGTTTGGCAGACTTCATGCAGCTCTGTGGGCCTCAGGCACAGGATGATCACCTGGCAGCCATCGTGGATGCTGTGGGCACCATGCTGCCCTGCTTCTGCCCCATGGAGCAGGCTTTGGCACTGGTCTGA